In Nostoc sp. GT001, a genomic segment contains:
- a CDS encoding FAD-binding oxidoreductase yields MKTYDWIVVGGGITGATLSYELARKGFAVLLLEQDVTPQNATRYSYGGLAYWSGTTPLTRILCEEAIARYHILSQELDADIQFRELDLLLTISTDNDPETTAALYNDCAIPPSLLSIQEACELEPQLNREAISGALTVKHGHIHPEKTSLAYIQAFERAGGEIHITQVLQVLQHGVQTTTATFHSANVVVCAGGLSRQLLKSAGVSIKLYFTHEEIIETPAVDVRLRTLVMPANQQRFRLEAESTQVDELWDELGNELVPPILDVGAIQFQDGSIRIGQISRAIADPQAKVNSDVSEKWLRKGVGQILPALEHLPGTWYHCLVAFSSNQLPLIGAIPGLEGVHVFSGFSNPLVLIPPLAKRFANFATGQEDEIITQMLI; encoded by the coding sequence ATGAAAACCTACGACTGGATTGTGGTTGGTGGTGGAATTACGGGTGCTACACTCTCTTACGAACTAGCGAGGAAAGGTTTTGCTGTACTTTTGCTAGAACAAGATGTTACACCACAAAATGCAACTCGCTATAGTTATGGTGGGCTTGCCTATTGGTCGGGTACTACACCACTAACTCGGATATTGTGCGAAGAAGCGATCGCACGTTACCATATCTTATCTCAAGAGTTAGACGCTGATATTCAATTTCGGGAATTAGATTTATTACTGACTATTTCGACCGATAACGACCCAGAAACAACTGCGGCATTATACAATGATTGTGCCATTCCACCCAGTTTACTCAGTATTCAAGAAGCTTGTGAGTTGGAACCACAGCTAAATCGAGAGGCGATATCTGGGGCTTTAACTGTCAAACACGGTCATATTCACCCAGAAAAAACATCACTTGCTTACATCCAAGCTTTTGAACGGGCTGGGGGTGAAATCCACATTACTCAAGTATTGCAAGTATTGCAACATGGTGTCCAAACCACCACTGCAACTTTCCACAGCGCTAACGTTGTCGTTTGTGCGGGTGGACTCAGCCGCCAGCTTCTCAAATCTGCTGGTGTTTCCATCAAGCTGTATTTTACCCACGAAGAAATCATTGAAACCCCAGCCGTTGATGTCAGGTTACGCACCTTAGTTATGCCAGCTAACCAGCAACGGTTTCGACTAGAAGCTGAATCTACTCAAGTTGATGAATTATGGGATGAACTTGGTAATGAGTTAGTACCACCGATTTTAGATGTGGGTGCGATTCAGTTTCAAGATGGTAGTATTCGCATTGGGCAGATTAGCCGTGCGATCGCAGATCCTCAAGCCAAGGTAAACTCAGACGTAAGCGAAAAATGGTTGCGAAAAGGTGTTGGTCAAATTTTACCAGCATTAGAGCATTTACCAGGGACTTGGTATCACTGCTTAGTGGCATTTAGTAGCAATCAACTTCCCTTAATTGGTGCTATTCCAGGATTGGAAGGGGTTCATGTTTTCTCTGGGTTTAGTAATCCCCTAGTACTGATACCACCTTTGGCAAAGCGCTTTGCTAATTTTGCAACTGGCCAGGAAGATGAAATTATTACACAAATGCTCATCTAA
- a CDS encoding chaplin has protein sequence MLKIFSTKKQATKQTPTLIQQDLELFEELDDADLLAIVGGDSSADGAAVGSPGVLSGNLVQVPVHVPVNVCVDSVNVIALLNPAFGNTCK, from the coding sequence ATGTTAAAAATATTTTCAACAAAGAAACAAGCAACAAAACAAACGCCTACACTCATTCAACAGGATTTGGAATTGTTTGAAGAACTAGATGATGCTGATTTATTAGCTATAGTTGGCGGAGATTCAAGTGCAGATGGTGCTGCTGTTGGTAGTCCTGGAGTTCTTTCGGGAAACCTTGTTCAAGTACCCGTTCATGTACCCGTTAACGTTTGTGTTGATAGTGTCAATGTAATTGCTCTACTTAACCCAGCTTTCGGCAATACTTGTAAATAA
- a CDS encoding bacteriocin, translating to MLKIFSTKKQATKQTPTLIQQDLELFEELSDAELMAVVGGFKVEVDGSISAKCVQDTLACLAAKSLMGCTKLIVCE from the coding sequence ATGTTAAAAATATTTTCAACAAAGAAACAAGCAACAAAACAAACGCCTACACTCATTCAACAGGATTTAGAATTGTTTGAAGAATTGAGCGATGCAGAATTAATGGCAGTAGTGGGAGGTTTTAAGGTCGAAGTAGACGGATCTATATCTGCCAAATGTGTACAGGACACCCTTGCATGTTTGGCTGCGAAGAGCTTGATGGGTTGCACTAAATTAATAGTATGTGAATAA
- a CDS encoding chaplin family protein, which produces MYIPVYGKSINIIALLNPAFGNTCVDA; this is translated from the coding sequence ATGTACATACCAGTTTATGGTAAGAGTATCAATATAATTGCTCTACTTAACCCAGCTTTCGGGAATACTTGTGTAGATGCGTAA
- a CDS encoding MauE/DoxX family redox-associated membrane protein, protein MYSLSVISSLVVGSVFLVTGVVKALAPTRFLIHISQLQLLPPKVNIGAAIAFTILECILGVALILRLFPQWLFLGTIVLLLLLSSLTYWSTSTKRTDDCGCYNGLIDISPKQSLLLNALYITLMGLAWFYPVADILTVSQQVTALLISLTTSCLLTAVSYIYFWKQKKPILNLEPLQVNRRWQPQWLKEYPESLTTGEKLVVFLMPGCPTCKNWLKVLKVVHQRTDLPDVVAGVPQTLEQVQAFVQSNNINFPVVAMSPTVVARLTNAFPTAVLLEEGIIREKWLGVMPLDFVKRVKPNLSVPSGSF, encoded by the coding sequence ATGTATTCACTTTCTGTTATAAGTTCTCTAGTAGTTGGCAGTGTATTTCTGGTGACTGGTGTTGTCAAAGCACTCGCACCTACAAGATTTCTGATTCACATCAGTCAATTGCAGTTATTACCGCCAAAAGTGAATATAGGTGCAGCGATCGCTTTTACAATTCTAGAGTGCATCCTGGGAGTAGCTTTGATTTTGCGGCTGTTTCCCCAGTGGCTATTTCTCGGTACAATTGTTTTGCTATTGCTCCTATCGAGTTTAACTTATTGGAGTACTTCGACCAAACGCACAGATGATTGTGGTTGCTATAACGGTTTAATTGACATCAGTCCCAAACAAAGTTTACTCCTCAATGCCCTCTACATTACTTTGATGGGTTTGGCTTGGTTTTATCCGGTTGCCGATATTTTAACTGTTTCACAACAAGTAACAGCATTGTTGATTTCTTTAACAACAAGTTGTCTATTAACTGCTGTTTCATATATATATTTCTGGAAGCAAAAAAAACCTATCCTAAACTTAGAGCCGCTTCAGGTTAATCGTCGTTGGCAACCCCAATGGCTAAAGGAATATCCCGAAAGCTTAACAACTGGAGAAAAACTGGTTGTGTTTTTAATGCCTGGTTGTCCAACGTGCAAGAACTGGTTGAAAGTGCTAAAAGTGGTTCACCAAAGAACTGATTTACCTGATGTCGTGGCAGGAGTTCCCCAAACATTAGAACAAGTTCAAGCATTTGTTCAATCTAATAATATTAACTTTCCGGTAGTGGCAATGAGTCCTACTGTAGTGGCACGTTTAACCAATGCTTTTCCAACTGCTGTATTGTTAGAGGAAGGTATAATTCGAGAGAAATGGTTGGGAGTAATGCCGCTAGACTTTGTTAAACGCGTTAAACCAAACTTATCTGTTCCTAGCGGCTCATTTTAA
- a CDS encoding 2-oxoglutarate and iron-dependent oxygenase domain-containing protein produces MVRIPVIDLTNFTKGNAITRQAVIKQIYEACHEIGFMYLQNSGISKNLIEEVFTHSKSFFNLPLEVKQKQAWSDEFSNMGYVGIERERLDPNKPGDLKEAFNVNKQAVRIDASLVTFYDNCTELANTILQAYALALELPEDFFTIRHNQQNHTLRLLHYPPLQTPPKPGQVRAGEHSDYGSITLLFQDDIGGLEVQTVSREWIVAPAIPDTVIVNTGDLMQRWTNHRFCSTKHRVMIPTDKRVNQSRYSMAFFCHPNDDTEIACLESCQKEQLPIYPPILAGEYLLQRLQATYGNS; encoded by the coding sequence ATGGTCAGAATTCCAGTAATTGATCTCACTAATTTTACTAAGGGCAACGCCATAACTCGGCAAGCTGTCATCAAACAAATCTATGAAGCTTGTCACGAAATTGGCTTCATGTATTTGCAAAATTCGGGAATATCAAAAAACCTAATCGAGGAAGTATTCACTCACAGCAAATCTTTTTTCAATTTACCTTTGGAAGTTAAGCAAAAGCAAGCTTGGAGTGATGAATTTAGTAATATGGGTTACGTTGGGATTGAGAGAGAACGTCTTGACCCCAATAAACCAGGCGACTTAAAAGAGGCGTTTAATGTAAATAAACAAGCAGTAAGGATAGATGCTTCTCTTGTTACCTTTTATGATAATTGTACAGAACTTGCTAACACGATATTACAAGCTTATGCGTTGGCGTTGGAATTGCCAGAAGATTTTTTTACTATAAGACATAATCAACAAAATCATACCTTGCGCTTACTCCACTATCCACCATTGCAGACACCACCGAAACCCGGACAAGTGCGTGCTGGTGAGCATTCCGATTATGGCAGTATTACCTTACTTTTCCAAGATGACATTGGCGGGTTAGAAGTACAGACAGTCTCTAGAGAGTGGATTGTCGCGCCTGCAATTCCTGATACTGTAATAGTCAATACTGGCGATTTAATGCAGCGGTGGACAAATCATCGATTTTGCTCAACTAAGCATCGAGTGATGATTCCCACTGATAAAAGAGTGAATCAATCGCGGTATTCTATGGCTTTTTTCTGTCATCCTAATGATGATACAGAAATTGCTTGTTTGGAGAGTTGCCAGAAAGAACAATTGCCTATCTATCCCCCTATCCTGGCGGGAGAATATCTTTTACAACGTTTACAAGCAACTTATGGTAATTCATAA
- a CDS encoding bifunctional metallophosphatase/5'-nucleotidase, which yields MSFLNRKSRFLSKFNRRDLRTSHLSWLIISSIFLFLGTTGGVVQVKTAQKSGFTLQLLHTSDQEAGVPALKDAPNFSAVLNALKNHDVNGDGKPDYPNTLILSSGDAYIPSPFLFASDAAFGGQGRGDILILNALGFGAIAFGNHEFDLNTGVVADLLRAKEDYPGTKFPYLSANLDFSTDKDLAKLVTVDGLEASKIPNKIARSTIITVNGEKIAVVGATTPTLRTISSPGGVTVLPKEFNSRDTADIAALAAEIQTSVDTLLTKNPEINKVILLAHMQQIAIEQKLAQLLKGVDIIVAGGSNTLLADKTDRLRVGDKSAGTYPIIKKAADGNPIAVVNTDGNYRYVGRLVVNFDAKGVIIPKSIDPKISGAYATDSQGVAAVGGKPDAKIVAITEALKKVIIAQDGQIFGKTNVFLNGWRGDVRTQETNFGNLTAEANLAIAKRYDPKTVISIKNGGGIRDNIGIYTFPPGSTRSQDVIKLPPQANPVAGKKEKEISQLDIANALRFNNSLTLVTLNAKELIAVIEHSVAAIAPGATPGSFPQVAGLAFSFDPDLPAGKRVKSLAIKDGKGKIIDVVVKNAELVGDSNRIFRTVTLNFLANGGDGYPFPKRERVDLTSKDAKRTGLATFAADGSEQDALAEYLAAKFKQIPFAQEDVPATEDTRIQNLKLHEEEGKGEGLKGKG from the coding sequence ATGTCTTTTTTAAATCGGAAAAGTCGATTTTTAAGTAAGTTTAATCGCCGAGATTTAAGGACTAGCCATTTAAGTTGGCTAATTATATCTAGCATCTTTTTATTTTTAGGAACTACTGGTGGTGTAGTTCAAGTTAAAACAGCACAGAAGTCAGGGTTCACACTACAACTTTTACATACTTCCGACCAAGAAGCAGGTGTACCCGCGCTGAAGGATGCACCGAACTTTTCGGCGGTGTTGAATGCACTGAAAAATCACGATGTTAATGGTGATGGTAAACCTGATTATCCTAATACCTTAATCCTTTCATCTGGAGATGCTTATATTCCCAGTCCCTTCTTATTTGCCAGTGACGCAGCTTTTGGTGGTCAGGGACGAGGAGATATTTTAATTCTAAATGCTCTTGGGTTTGGTGCGATCGCCTTTGGTAATCACGAATTTGACTTAAATACGGGTGTTGTTGCCGACTTACTGCGTGCTAAAGAAGATTACCCAGGTACAAAATTTCCCTATCTCAGCGCGAATCTGGACTTCAGCACTGATAAAGACCTGGCAAAATTAGTTACTGTTGATGGACTAGAAGCAAGTAAAATTCCGAATAAAATTGCCCGTAGCACCATCATTACCGTCAATGGTGAAAAAATTGCTGTGGTTGGGGCGACAACTCCCACACTGCGGACTATTTCTTCTCCTGGTGGTGTGACTGTGTTGCCTAAAGAATTTAATAGCCGTGATACCGCAGATATCGCTGCTTTAGCTGCTGAAATTCAAACTTCTGTTGATACGCTGCTGACAAAAAACCCAGAGATTAATAAAGTCATTCTATTGGCACACATGCAGCAAATTGCCATTGAGCAAAAGCTAGCACAATTACTTAAGGGAGTAGATATTATTGTTGCTGGTGGTTCCAATACCTTACTAGCCGACAAAACAGACCGTCTGCGCGTGGGTGATAAATCTGCTGGAACTTATCCAATCATCAAAAAAGCCGCAGATGGTAATCCGATAGCTGTAGTTAATACCGATGGAAACTATCGCTATGTTGGTCGGCTAGTAGTTAACTTTGATGCCAAGGGAGTAATAATTCCTAAAAGTATTGACCCCAAAATCAGCGGTGCTTATGCGACTGATTCCCAAGGTGTAGCAGCTGTAGGTGGGAAACCTGATGCCAAAATTGTTGCCATTACAGAAGCGCTCAAAAAAGTGATTATTGCCCAAGATGGTCAGATTTTTGGGAAAACCAACGTTTTCCTTAACGGCTGGCGGGGTGATGTCCGCACCCAAGAAACCAATTTCGGTAATTTGACAGCCGAAGCTAATTTAGCGATCGCTAAACGATACGATCCTAAAACTGTTATTTCCATTAAAAATGGTGGTGGTATCCGTGACAATATTGGTATCTATACCTTTCCCCCAGGTTCGACTCGCTCACAGGATGTTATCAAACTGCCACCCCAAGCAAATCCTGTAGCAGGTAAGAAAGAAAAAGAAATTTCTCAACTTGATATCGCCAACGCTTTACGGTTTAACAATAGCTTGACTTTGGTGACTTTGAATGCCAAAGAACTAATAGCAGTAATTGAACATAGTGTAGCAGCCATAGCGCCGGGTGCTACTCCTGGTAGTTTTCCCCAAGTAGCGGGATTAGCCTTTAGCTTTGACCCAGATTTGCCAGCAGGTAAGCGTGTTAAATCCCTGGCTATCAAAGATGGAAAAGGCAAAATTATTGATGTAGTGGTGAAAAATGCAGAGTTAGTGGGTGACTCTAATCGCATTTTCCGCACTGTCACCTTAAACTTCCTCGCAAATGGTGGTGATGGTTATCCTTTTCCCAAAAGAGAACGGGTTGATTTGACATCAAAAGATGCTAAACGTACAGGTTTAGCTACCTTTGCTGCTGATGGTTCTGAACAAGATGCATTAGCAGAATATCTGGCTGCTAAATTTAAACAGATTCCATTTGCTCAGGAGGATGTACCAGCTACCGAAGATACTCGCATTCAAAATCTGAAGCTGCATGAAGAAGAGGGTAAAGGGGAAGGGTTAAAGGGGAAGGGGTAA
- a CDS encoding UPF0182 family protein, whose amino-acid sequence MYWKWGFRLLIGFLGLWLLLDLGSRLGAEIFWFREVGYLQVFLLRLLTRGILWVVVAGITAAYLLLNLALAQRLKYSQSLKIEQAELNSELTNFLSPNYPRRNETQILAPQRFQALKLRWLLPLALILSLVIGLMLAHYGQIALSYWHTPVNQAILPVPALFRPETIWQLLKQVVSQVWYLGLIGGVAIAILIYPQFLLTAIAILFSPIFAFILFHHWPKVLQYFHPTLFNSTEPLFGRDISFYVFSLPFWELLELWLMGLCLYGFVAVSLTYLLSGDSLSQGIFPGFSPQQQRHLFGMGGLLMLVVALSYGLSRYELVYSSRGVSYGASYTDVTTQLPAYTVLCIVAVAIAFYLLWRTFFWKPKSRYRRFVFYGLGVYLVLVVAADVVLPTVVQYLIVQPNELQREQPYIQRTIALTRQAFDLEAIDSRSFNPQGTLTEADIQKNDLTIRNIRLWDERPLLETNRQLQQIRPYYRFPDADIDRYTLKTDVTSRRPSAPQNPPEPQQEPVESTERRQVLIAARELDYTGVPQEAQTWVNRHLIYTHGFGFTVSPVNTVGAGGLPEYFVKDISGDSSALTTSSEAIRESIPIGQPRIYYGEIANTYVMTGTRVRELDYPSGSDNVYNSYDGLGGVEIGSAWRRWLFAMYLKDWQMVLTRDFLPETRVLLRRNVKERIQAIAPFLKFDSDPYLVAAAANQDFPSNPSYLYWIVDAYTTSDRYPYSDTGSDGINYIRNSIKVVIDAYNGSVNFYIADQSDPIIATWSAIFPNMFKPLNTMPVNLRSHTRYPVDFFKIQSERLMTYHMTDPQVFYNREDQWQIPNEIYGSEPRPVEPYYLITSLPTVDFVGAASRREEFLLFLPYTPRQRTNLIAWLAARSDGKNYGKLLLYVFPKERLIYGTEQIEARINQDPVISQQISLWNRQGSRAIQGNLLVIPIQQSLLYVEPIYLEATQNSLPTLVRVVVAYENRIVMAQTLEQALQGIFKPEVTPARAIIRPFEEAAPPG is encoded by the coding sequence ATGTATTGGAAATGGGGCTTTAGGCTATTAATTGGATTTTTGGGGCTGTGGCTACTTCTGGATCTGGGTTCCCGCCTGGGAGCAGAGATTTTTTGGTTTCGGGAAGTCGGCTATCTGCAAGTATTTTTGTTGAGGCTGCTGACTCGTGGTATTTTGTGGGTAGTTGTGGCTGGAATAACTGCTGCCTATCTACTGCTAAACTTGGCTTTAGCACAACGGCTAAAATATTCCCAGTCTCTAAAGATTGAGCAAGCAGAACTCAACAGTGAATTAACAAATTTTCTCAGTCCTAATTATCCAAGACGCAACGAAACCCAGATACTTGCGCCACAACGCTTTCAAGCATTAAAATTACGCTGGTTATTACCCTTAGCTCTGATACTCAGCTTGGTGATTGGGTTAATGCTGGCTCACTATGGTCAAATTGCTCTTTCTTACTGGCATACTCCAGTCAATCAGGCTATTCTACCCGTTCCCGCCCTATTTCGACCGGAGACAATCTGGCAGCTTTTGAAGCAGGTTGTCTCTCAAGTCTGGTATCTCGGTTTAATTGGGGGAGTAGCGATCGCCATCTTAATCTATCCGCAATTTTTACTGACTGCGATCGCAATTCTCTTCAGTCCCATTTTTGCCTTCATCTTATTCCACCACTGGCCCAAGGTGCTGCAATATTTCCACCCCACCCTTTTCAACAGCACTGAGCCTTTATTTGGTCGAGATATCAGCTTTTACGTATTTTCCTTACCCTTTTGGGAACTGCTAGAACTCTGGCTGATGGGGTTATGTTTGTATGGCTTTGTCGCCGTTTCTCTCACTTATCTGTTGTCGGGGGATAGTTTGAGTCAGGGAATTTTCCCCGGTTTTTCGCCCCAGCAACAGCGTCATTTATTCGGTATGGGTGGCTTGTTGATGCTGGTAGTGGCTCTGAGTTATGGGCTGAGTCGCTATGAACTCGTGTATTCTAGCCGGGGAGTGAGTTATGGTGCTAGCTATACCGATGTGACAACCCAGTTGCCAGCTTATACCGTCTTGTGCATTGTGGCAGTAGCGATCGCCTTTTACCTCCTTTGGCGAACCTTTTTCTGGAAACCAAAATCTCGATATCGTCGCTTTGTCTTTTACGGGTTAGGGGTTTATTTAGTATTAGTTGTAGCTGCTGATGTTGTTTTACCGACTGTGGTGCAATATTTAATTGTTCAACCTAATGAGTTGCAACGGGAGCAACCTTACATTCAGCGGACTATCGCCTTGACACGCCAAGCATTCGATCTAGAAGCGATCGATTCTAGAAGCTTCAACCCGCAAGGAACACTGACTGAAGCTGACATTCAAAAGAATGACTTGACAATTCGCAATATTCGCCTATGGGATGAACGACCACTCTTAGAAACTAACCGTCAACTGCAACAAATTCGGCCTTACTATCGGTTCCCCGATGCCGATATTGACCGATATACTCTCAAAACAGATGTAACTTCACGCCGACCATCTGCCCCTCAAAACCCACCAGAACCTCAGCAGGAACCAGTTGAATCAACAGAACGGCGACAGGTATTGATTGCTGCACGGGAATTAGACTATACTGGCGTACCACAGGAAGCTCAAACATGGGTTAACCGCCATTTAATTTATACCCACGGTTTTGGGTTTACTGTTAGCCCAGTTAATACAGTTGGAGCGGGTGGATTACCAGAATATTTTGTCAAAGATATTAGCGGTGATAGTAGCGCTCTGACAACTTCTAGTGAAGCCATTCGTGAAAGTATTCCCATTGGGCAACCCCGAATTTATTACGGTGAAATTGCCAATACTTATGTAATGACTGGCACAAGAGTTAGAGAGCTAGACTATCCTAGCGGTAGTGACAACGTTTACAACTCTTACGATGGTCTGGGTGGTGTTGAAATCGGTTCAGCATGGAGACGCTGGCTATTTGCGATGTATTTGAAAGATTGGCAGATGGTGCTGACGCGAGACTTTTTGCCAGAGACAAGGGTGCTATTGCGGCGAAATGTCAAGGAAAGAATTCAAGCGATCGCGCCTTTTCTAAAATTTGACAGCGACCCCTATTTAGTTGCTGCTGCTGCTAATCAAGATTTCCCCAGTAATCCCAGTTATCTTTATTGGATTGTTGATGCTTACACAACGAGCGATCGCTATCCCTACTCAGACACCGGTAGCGATGGTATCAACTACATTCGTAACTCGATCAAGGTAGTGATTGATGCTTACAACGGCAGCGTTAATTTTTATATTGCCGATCAAAGCGACCCGATTATTGCCACTTGGTCAGCGATATTTCCCAATATGTTCAAACCGCTCAATACAATGCCAGTCAATCTCCGCAGTCATACCCGATATCCGGTGGACTTTTTCAAAATTCAATCTGAGCGGTTGATGACCTACCACATGACCGACCCCCAAGTATTTTACAACCGGGAAGACCAGTGGCAGATTCCTAATGAAATCTATGGCAGTGAACCCCGTCCGGTAGAGCCATATTATTTGATTACTAGTTTACCCACCGTAGACTTTGTTGGCGCAGCCTCTCGTAGAGAAGAATTTCTGCTGTTTTTACCCTATACTCCCAGACAGCGGACTAATTTAATCGCTTGGTTAGCGGCGCGATCAGATGGCAAAAACTACGGGAAGCTGCTGCTATATGTCTTTCCTAAAGAACGCCTGATTTACGGAACAGAGCAAATCGAGGCGCGGATTAACCAAGATCCAGTAATTTCTCAGCAAATTTCCTTGTGGAATCGCCAGGGTTCGAGAGCGATTCAAGGCAATCTACTAGTAATTCCCATTCAGCAATCGCTGCTGTATGTCGAGCCAATCTATCTAGAAGCCACACAGAATAGTCTGCCAACCTTGGTACGGGTAGTAGTTGCTTACGAAAACCGGATTGTCATGGCGCAAACCTTAGAACAAGCATTGCAGGGAATCTTTAAACCAGAAGTTACACCAGCGCGAGCGATTATCCGTCCCTTTGAAGAAGCAGCCCCGCCAGGTTAA
- a CDS encoding type II toxin-antitoxin system VapC family toxin has product MMGYLLDTCVISDFVKGEKNTLKLLKSTTPTDIFISSLTGMEIKYGLAINPQRALKIQSLIEALLGSITILPFGVEEAELAAQIRSILKTAGNPIGSYDVLIAATALTHNHIVVTSNIREFQRVNGLQIQNWRSS; this is encoded by the coding sequence ATGATGGGTTATTTACTCGATACCTGCGTAATTAGTGATTTTGTCAAGGGAGAAAAAAATACTCTCAAGCTATTAAAGTCTACTACTCCCACAGATATTTTTATTTCCTCCTTAACAGGAATGGAGATTAAGTATGGATTAGCAATCAATCCTCAACGTGCCTTAAAAATTCAATCATTGATTGAAGCATTGTTAGGTTCGATTACAATTTTACCTTTTGGTGTGGAAGAAGCAGAACTTGCTGCCCAAATTAGAAGTATTTTGAAGACAGCAGGTAATCCTATCGGTTCTTATGATGTATTGATCGCAGCAACAGCACTAACTCACAATCATATTGTTGTAACATCTAATATTCGAGAATTTCAAAGAGTAAACGGCTTGCAAATACAGAATTGGCGTTCTTCTTAA
- a CDS encoding cytochrome P450, whose product MKHLSDYNFFDPEVLVCPYEFYKLAQEQAPIMELPSPSTEAKLFLVTRYELVIEILKDTRVFSSNFSTLLAGKEQHDQELQKISALGWPQMNTLLTADPPEHERFRSLVNKAFTSSRINKMRDLIEQIVDELIDSFIDRGKCEFVSEFAVPLPLKVIAQQLGVPQADLPKFKQWSDAFIARLGNLLSREQEIECAKDVVAFQHYFHDVIESRQKQPQDDFITDLVQAKVDGERSLDTAELLSIIQQILVAGNETVTSAIAGGMLLLTNNKEQMKLVQTDISLLENFVEEVLRMQSPTAGMWRVVTEDTKLQDVDLKAGSLVMLRFDAANRDSLKFIEGERFDVRRQNASNHLSFGHGIHFCLGAMLARKEMQIAYQRLLLRLKDIRLAQEGYQYLPNVLMRTLKHLYIEFDKA is encoded by the coding sequence ATGAAGCATCTGTCAGACTACAACTTCTTTGATCCAGAAGTGCTTGTGTGCCCTTATGAATTCTACAAGCTGGCACAGGAGCAAGCACCAATAATGGAGCTACCAAGTCCCTCAACAGAAGCAAAACTCTTTCTTGTTACTCGCTATGAATTAGTGATCGAAATTCTTAAGGATACAAGAGTATTCTCTAGCAATTTCTCGACTTTACTAGCTGGCAAAGAACAACACGATCAAGAGTTGCAGAAAATTTCGGCTCTTGGCTGGCCCCAGATGAACACCCTACTGACGGCAGATCCACCAGAACACGAGCGATTTCGCTCCCTGGTGAATAAGGCATTCACTTCATCGCGTATCAACAAAATGCGTGACTTGATTGAGCAGATTGTTGATGAACTCATTGACAGCTTTATTGATCGCGGCAAGTGTGAATTCGTCAGTGAGTTTGCCGTACCTTTACCGCTCAAAGTTATTGCTCAACAGTTAGGTGTGCCGCAAGCAGATTTGCCGAAGTTCAAGCAATGGTCTGATGCTTTTATTGCCCGTTTAGGTAACTTACTTTCTAGAGAGCAGGAGATCGAGTGTGCTAAAGATGTTGTCGCTTTCCAGCATTATTTTCATGATGTCATAGAGTCACGCCAAAAACAGCCTCAAGATGATTTTATTACTGACTTGGTACAAGCAAAAGTGGATGGAGAGCGATCGCTCGACACTGCTGAACTGCTGAGTATCATTCAGCAAATATTAGTGGCAGGCAATGAGACTGTCACCAGTGCGATCGCAGGTGGGATGTTGTTGCTGACAAACAACAAAGAGCAGATGAAGTTGGTACAAACAGATATTTCCCTGTTAGAGAACTTTGTTGAAGAAGTTTTACGAATGCAAAGTCCGACAGCAGGAATGTGGCGAGTTGTGACGGAAGATACAAAGCTCCAAGATGTCGATCTCAAAGCTGGGTCTTTAGTGATGCTCCGCTTCGATGCTGCTAACCGCGACTCGCTAAAATTTATTGAGGGTGAGCGTTTCGATGTGCGCCGCCAGAATGCCAGCAACCACCTATCTTTTGGTCATGGGATTCATTTTTGTTTGGGCGCTATGCTTGCTCGTAAGGAAATGCAGATCGCATATCAGCGTTTGCTGCTACGGTTGAAGGACATTCGCTTGGCACAAGAAGGATACCAATATTTACCGAACGTACTCATGCGGACACTGAAGCACCTCTATATTGAGTTCGACAAGGCATGA
- a CDS encoding type II toxin-antitoxin system RelE/ParE family toxin, with protein MSERYSLRIAKTAEKDLNDLQAKQYKQVVAKILSLQGNSQPQDCKALKGYEGGYRVDQGEYRILYTIDHENQMIDVFRVGKRNDGEVYKNL; from the coding sequence ATGAGCGAGCGCTATAGTTTGAGGATTGCTAAGACTGCTGAAAAGGATTTGAATGATTTACAAGCTAAACAATATAAGCAAGTTGTAGCTAAAATTCTTTCGCTTCAAGGTAATTCTCAACCCCAGGACTGTAAGGCATTGAAGGGTTATGAAGGTGGCTATCGTGTTGATCAAGGTGAGTACAGGATTCTTTACACTATTGACCACGAGAACCAGATGATTGATGTTTTTCGTGTTGGCAAGAGGAATGATGGTGAAGTCTACAAAAATTTGTAG